One Gossypium raimondii isolate GPD5lz chromosome 3, ASM2569854v1, whole genome shotgun sequence genomic window carries:
- the LOC105797206 gene encoding uncharacterized protein LOC105797206 isoform X1, which yields MSRITKWKIEKSKVKVVFRLQFHATHIPQSGWDKLYISFVPADSGKTTAKTTKANVRNGTCKWADPIYETTRLLQDIKTKQFDENLYKLVVAMGSSRSSLLGEATINLSDHADASKPSVVSLPLLGCDSGATLHVTVQLLTSKTGFREFEQQRELSGRGLQVGPDQNGPDQSYSGKVSVSEEIVNNRIDKVNARVRFIEKSKEQPLLEDVALNDDCGDSNVGFHGSSNTSDNLYAEEHEMSSAHENDGQKSTVYVAGLGHIPQQERGDSSVHQLLALGTNGWVHGWSSDYSADNDMAIAYEENNRLRGCLEAAESSIQELKMELSFLQNHANLIGDETEKFAEQLVAEISSGERLAKEVSALRSECSKLKGDLEQMTSSKLYPPLNSKEPIKKDQNLLFQDLEVTWSKGLLAMEAKIRELQNETCLNYHQRDHRFLHADLGALLGILLDLKQNSKRNIYS from the exons ATTCCACAAAGTGGATGGGATAAACTGTATATATCCTTTGTTCCTGCTGATTCTGGAAAAACGACTGCAAAGACAACTAAAGCAAATGTGAGAAATGGAACTTGCAAATGGGCTGATCCAATCTATGAGACTACAAGGCTTCTCCAAGACATCAAAACTAAGCAATTCGATGAAAACCTCTATAAGCTTGTTGTGGCAATG GGTTCCTCAAGATCCAGCCTTCTTGGTGAGGCTACCATCAATCTTTCTGATCATGCTGATGCATCAAAACCTTCTGTTGTTTCATTGCCTCTTCTTGGCTGTGATTCTGGAGCTACATTACAT GTCACTGTACAACTGCTAACCTCTAAAACTGGTTTCAG GGAGTTTGAACAGCAACGAGAACTTAGTGGGAGAGGTTTGCAGGTTGGCCCAGACCAAAATGGTCCTGATCAGTCTTATTCTGGGAAAGTATCAGTTTCTGAGGAGATTGTCAACAATCGCATTGATAAG gtCAATGCAAGGGTTAGATTTATAGAAAAATCTAAAGAACAACCTTTGCTTGAAGATGTTGCCTTGAATGATGACTGTGGAGACTCAAATGTGGGTTTCCATGGCTCTTCAAATACTTCAGATAATTTATATGCAGAGGAGCATGAAATGTCCAGTGCCCATGAAAATGATGGCCAGAAGAGTACAGTCTATGTGGCAGGACTTGGTCACATCCCTCAGCAAGAGAGAGGGGATTCCTCAGTTCATCAATTATTGGCACTGGGGACTAACGGTTGGGTTCATGGCTGGAGTTCAGACTATTCCGCAGATAATGACATGGCTATTGCCTATGAAGAGAATAACAGACTCAGAGGATGCTTGGAAGCGGCAGAGTCATCCATTCAGGAACTAAAGATGGAACTAAGTTTTTTACAAAATCATGCTAATCTAATAGGTGATGAAACAGAGAAGTTTGCTGAGCAACTTGTTGCTGAGATTTCTTCTGGAGAAAGGTTGGCAAAAGAGGTTTCTGCCTTAAGATCTGAATGTTCGAAGTTGAAAGGTGACCTTGAGCAGATGACAAGTTCTAAGCTATACCCTCCATTGAATAGCAAAGAACCTATTAAGAAAGACCAGAATCTCTTATTTCAAGACTTAGAGGTCACTTGGTCGAAGGGGCTTTTAGCTATGGAGGCTAAGATAAGGGAACTTCAAAATGAGACATGTTTGAATTATCATCAAAGAGACCATAGGTTCCTTCATGCAGATTTGGGGGCATTGCTTGGCATTCTGCTAGATCTCAAACAAAACTCAAAAAGAAATATCTATTCTTAG
- the LOC105797206 gene encoding uncharacterized protein LOC105797206 isoform X2 has product MGSSRSSLLGEATINLSDHADASKPSVVSLPLLGCDSGATLHVTVQLLTSKTGFREFEQQRELSGRGLQVGPDQNGPDQSYSGKVSVSEEIVNNRIDKVNARVRFIEKSKEQPLLEDVALNDDCGDSNVGFHGSSNTSDNLYAEEHEMSSAHENDGQKSTVYVAGLGHIPQQERGDSSVHQLLALGTNGWVHGWSSDYSADNDMAIAYEENNRLRGCLEAAESSIQELKMELSFLQNHANLIGDETEKFAEQLVAEISSGERLAKEVSALRSECSKLKGDLEQMTSSKLYPPLNSKEPIKKDQNLLFQDLEVTWSKGLLAMEAKIRELQNETCLNYHQRDHRFLHADLGALLGILLDLKQNSKRNIYS; this is encoded by the exons ATG GGTTCCTCAAGATCCAGCCTTCTTGGTGAGGCTACCATCAATCTTTCTGATCATGCTGATGCATCAAAACCTTCTGTTGTTTCATTGCCTCTTCTTGGCTGTGATTCTGGAGCTACATTACAT GTCACTGTACAACTGCTAACCTCTAAAACTGGTTTCAG GGAGTTTGAACAGCAACGAGAACTTAGTGGGAGAGGTTTGCAGGTTGGCCCAGACCAAAATGGTCCTGATCAGTCTTATTCTGGGAAAGTATCAGTTTCTGAGGAGATTGTCAACAATCGCATTGATAAG gtCAATGCAAGGGTTAGATTTATAGAAAAATCTAAAGAACAACCTTTGCTTGAAGATGTTGCCTTGAATGATGACTGTGGAGACTCAAATGTGGGTTTCCATGGCTCTTCAAATACTTCAGATAATTTATATGCAGAGGAGCATGAAATGTCCAGTGCCCATGAAAATGATGGCCAGAAGAGTACAGTCTATGTGGCAGGACTTGGTCACATCCCTCAGCAAGAGAGAGGGGATTCCTCAGTTCATCAATTATTGGCACTGGGGACTAACGGTTGGGTTCATGGCTGGAGTTCAGACTATTCCGCAGATAATGACATGGCTATTGCCTATGAAGAGAATAACAGACTCAGAGGATGCTTGGAAGCGGCAGAGTCATCCATTCAGGAACTAAAGATGGAACTAAGTTTTTTACAAAATCATGCTAATCTAATAGGTGATGAAACAGAGAAGTTTGCTGAGCAACTTGTTGCTGAGATTTCTTCTGGAGAAAGGTTGGCAAAAGAGGTTTCTGCCTTAAGATCTGAATGTTCGAAGTTGAAAGGTGACCTTGAGCAGATGACAAGTTCTAAGCTATACCCTCCATTGAATAGCAAAGAACCTATTAAGAAAGACCAGAATCTCTTATTTCAAGACTTAGAGGTCACTTGGTCGAAGGGGCTTTTAGCTATGGAGGCTAAGATAAGGGAACTTCAAAATGAGACATGTTTGAATTATCATCAAAGAGACCATAGGTTCCTTCATGCAGATTTGGGGGCATTGCTTGGCATTCTGCTAGATCTCAAACAAAACTCAAAAAGAAATATCTATTCTTAG
- the LOC128031986 gene encoding uncharacterized protein LOC128031986: MKAPGAMSSTNGDAFIPETSFDVELYQPELGMVPCVSEPGHMPHEPDSLGATNAMKGKIFELLIKLDESKAERESLVKKMEQMECYYEALVQELEENQRQMLEELQSLRSEHSFCLYRVQSTKSEMESMLLDMNEEILRFSEEKQNLESLSKELERRAIIAEAALKRARLNYSIAVGQLQKDLMLLSSQVMSVFERNENFIRKAFVGSSRSNSLEHLEMMQSHGLDSEEYQSTKPLHCQNQDLGVNKQQLGGDILLEDLKRSLHLQESLYQKVEEEVYEMHCQNVYLDLFSKTLQETLLEASADIKPIKERIDELARQLELSVEYKELLMQKLETAMNDVHSLNEYKATCIAKYNDIVLQKQTLEANVENVTHENHLLSEKITDLESLLMEYKCYKSKYDACVLEKTKLDNLLEETRKHGNLQNNNSSLQEELRMIKTEFDELVVVKKNLQNTVDFLRNRLLKLLSSYGKFFDDLFLSSCLVDQDIESKGLTSVMMRLEEVQDIMHEKFLHLLEEKKDLKGERDKAQMSLSVVESDMVLMKRKFDHDIEFMVEKIDLSNVVVQKFQSEIEVVAEKLKVSSEVEETYAQQQRDLLSDLDHFEAELQELTSKNWEIAEEILVLKSVSEELGSSKLKVAELMEENKVLVQCLQDKYEESSELALEINGLKESLHSLHDELQAERSSKEKLESMVTDLTSQMNEKFHQLFRFHQQKSELVHLRQMLSDLEYEKSRVCSLLQQCEECLNNAREESSTITFLESQLSIAADVSLIFLRTQYETWTTDLVCQLSIYKKQLVDLQKKHLDVEGALNGCLAREAHYIEENGRLSVILDTLRSDLEAAMGENGLLLTKSSSVLAQLEDYKTRLEKTEFDYCEDKNQLALEVKRLKQLLSSSQEEIVNLMITKEELELNVLVLNAKLDEQSTQINLLEGHKDEVLLLQNQCNELCQRLSKQILKTEEFKNFSIHLKELKDKANADSTQVREKRESEAPPTAMQESLRIAFIKEKYETRLQELKHQLAVSKKHREEMLWKLQDAIDDIDNRKKSEASYIKINAELGIKILELEAELQSLISDKREKMRAYDLMKAELDCSMISLECCKEEKQKLEASLLERNEEKSKILIELGILKELLETSTSTMNVQMERNDKLKDGCVSDNLVIDNAPARDIDHKYLDQYTSANSKEAGRPCFVLINEGDCASVLTNLQPEQLERMKNENMVLSEDVHHSNPKFQGLELKLMQLHKVNEELGNIFPFFNEYSESGNALERVLALELELVEALQTKKKSSNLFQSSSLKQHNDEEEVIKSFRDINELIKEMLEMNGRYGCRRSCK, translated from the coding sequence ATGAAGGCTCCCGGAGCAATGAGTTCAACAAATGGTGATGCTTTCATACCAGAAACTAGTTTTGATGTAGAGCTTTACCAACCAGAACTAGGCATGGTTCCATGTGTTAGCGAGCCTGGTCATATGCCACACGAACCTGATTCTCTGGGTGCTACTAATGCaatgaaaggtaaaatattTGAACTTCTGATAAAGTTGGATGAATCAAAAGCTGAGCGGGAAAGCCTTGTAAAGAAAATGGAGCAGATGGAGTGCTACTATGAAGCTCTTGTTCAGGAGCTTGAGGAAAACCAAAGACAGATGCTGGAAGAATTGCAAAGTCTCAGAAGTGAGCATTCTTTTTGCTTGTATAGGGTGCAGTCCACTAAGTCTGAGATGGAGAGTATGCTCCTAGATATGAATGAGGAGATCTTGAGATTTTCAGAAGAAAAGCAAAATTTGGAATCTCTAAGCAAGGAACTGGAAAGAAGGGCTATTATTGCGGAAGCAGCACTCAAAAGGGCACGTCTTAATTATTCAATCGCGGTGGGTCAGTTGCAAAAGGATCTTATGCTGCTTTCTTCCCAGGTTATGTCTGTGTTTGAGAGAAATGAGAATTTCATCAGGAAAGCTTTTGTAGGTTCTTCACGATCAAACTCCCTAGAACACTTGGAGATGATGCAGAGTCATGGACTGGATTCAGAAGAATATCAATCCACCAAGCCCTTGCATTGTCAAAATCAGGATTTAGGGGTCAATAAACAACAGTTGGGTGGAGATATTCTTTTAGAGGACTTGAAAAGATCCCTCCATTTGCAGGAAAGCCTTTATCAGAAGGTTGAAGAAGAAGTCTATGAAATGCATTGCCAAAATGTATACTTGGATCTGTTTTCAAAGACTCTACAAGAAACTTTGCTTGAAGCAAGTGCTGATATTAAACCTATTAAAGAGAGGATAGATGAGCTTGCACGACAGTTGGAACTGTCAGTTGAGTACAAGGAGTTATTAATGCAAAAGCTTGAAACAGCTATGAATGATGTTCATTCCCTTAATGAGTACAAGGCTACTTGCATTGCCAAGTATAATGACATTGTTCTGCAAAAACAAACTTTGGAAGCAAATGTAGAAAATGTCACCCATGAAAATCATCTTCTCTCTGAGAAGATAACTGACTTGGAGTCCCTCTTGATGGAATACAAATGTTACAAGAGCAAATATGATGCCTGTGTCTTGGAGAAAACAAAGTTGGATAATTTATTGGAGGAAACCAGGAAACATGGTAatcttcaaaataataactctTCTTTGCAGGAGGAGTTGAGAATGATCAAAACTGAGTTTGATGAATTGGTTGTTGTGAAGAAAAATTTGCAGAATACGGTTGACTTTCTGCGAAACAGGTTACTGAAGTTATTATCATCCTATGGCAAGTTTTTTGATGATCTGTTCCTCTCAAGTTGCTTGGTTGATCAGGATATCGAGTCCAAGGGCTTGACATCTGTCATGATGCGGTTAGAAGAGGTCCAGGATATCATGCATGAAAAATTTCTTCATCTCttagaggaaaagaaagatCTGAAGGGCGAACGAGATAAGGCTCAGATGTCTCTAAGTGTGGTAGAATCAGACATGGTGCTAATGAAGCGGAAGTTTGACCATGATATAGAATTCATGGTTGAGAAAATAGATTTATCCAATGTAGTGGTACAAAAGTTTCAGTCAGAAATTGAAGTTGTTGCTGAAAAGCTCAAGGTTAGCTCTGAAGTTGAAGAAACCTACGCACAACAGCAGAGAGATCTTTTATCTGATCTTGACCATTTTGAAGCTGAGCTGCAAGAGCTTACTTCTAAGAACTGGGAGATTGCTGAAGAAATCTTGGTGTTAAAGTCAGTCAGTGAAGAACTTGGAAGTAGTAAGTTGAAAGTGGCTGAACTTATGGAAGAAAACAAAGTGTTGGTGCAATGTTTACAGGATAAATATGAGGAATCATCCGAACTTGCTTTAGAGATTAATGGTTTGAAAGAAAGTTTGCATTCTTTGCATGATGAGCTGCAAGCTGAAAGAAGCTCCAAAGAAAAATTGGAGAGTATGGTTACAGATCTTACTTCCCAAATGAATGAGAAGTTCCATCAGTTGTTTCGCTTTCATCAGCAGAAATCTGAACTGGTCCATCTCAGGCAAATGTTATCAGATCTAGAATATGAGAAATCTAGAGTTTGCAGTCTTTTGCAACAGTGTGAGGAATGCCTCAACAATGCTCGTGAAGAATCTTCAACTATTACTTTTCTGGAATCTCAGTTGTCCATAGCTGCGGACGTTAGCCTCATTTTCTTAAGAACTCAGTATGAAACATGGACCACTGACCTTGTTTGTCAACTTTCCATTTATAAAAAGCAACTTGTAGATCTTCAAAAGAAGCATCTTGATGTTGAGGGCGCGCTCAATGGTTGTCTTGCTCGTGAAGCACATTACATTGAAGAAAATGGAAGATTATCAGTGATTCTTGATACCCTGAGGTCCGATTTAGAAGCTGCAATGGGTGAAAATGGGTTACTTCTCACTAAAAGTAGCTCTGTATTAGCTCAGCTTGAGGACTACAAAACGAGGCTAGAAAAAACTGAGTTTGATTACTGTGAGGATAAAAATCAGCTTGCTCTTGAAGTCAAAAGGCTGAAGCAACTACTATCCAGTTCCCAAGAAGAGATTGTTAATCTGATGATAACTAAGGAAGAACTGGAACTTAATGTCTTAGTACTAAATGCTAAACTGGATGAACAGAGCACTCAGATAAACTTACTGGAAGGGCATAAGGATGAAGTGCTGCTACTGCAGAATCAGTGTAATGAACTTTGTCAAAGGCTTTCTAAACAGATTTTGAAGACTGAAGAGTTCAAAAACTTTTCCATTCATTTGAAGGAGCTCAAAGATAAGGCAAATGCGGACTCCACCCAGGTTCGAGAGAAGAGGGAATCTGAAGCACCACCAACTGCTATGCAAGAGTCCTTAAGAATTGCATTCATCAAAGAGAAGTATGAAACAAGGTTGCAGGAACTAAAGCACCAGTTGGCTGTCTCCAAAAAGCATAGGGAGGAAATGCTATGGAAATTACAAGATGCCATTGATGATATTGACAATAGAAAGAAATCTGAAGCTTCTTATATAAAGATAAATGCAGAGCTGGGAATTAAGATCTTGGAATTGGAGGCCGAGTTACAATCATTGATTTCAGACAAGCGTGAAAAAATGAGGGCTTATGACCTGATGAAGGCTGAATTGGATTGCTCAATGATAAGCCTTGAGTGCTGTAAGGAAGAAAAACAGAAACTTGAAGCTTCTTTGCTAGAACGCAatgaagaaaaatcaaaaatctTGATTGAACTTGGCATTCTAAAAGAACTGCTTGAGACCTCCACATCAACTATGAATGTTCAGATGGAAAGAAATGACAAACTAAAAGATGGTTGTGTTTCTGATAACCTGGTCATCGATAATGCTCCAGCTAGGGACATAGATCATAAATATCTGGACCAATATACCTCAGCAAATTCCAAAGAAGCAGGACGTCCATGTTTTGTTCTCATTAACGAAGGTGACTGTGCAAGTGTGCTCACCAATTTGCAACCTGAGCAG